The proteins below are encoded in one region of Plutella xylostella chromosome Z, ilPluXylo3.1, whole genome shotgun sequence:
- the LOC105385335 gene encoding UDP-sugar transporter UST74c — MSAHTAQEEAEADRIAFLKRIFSMAFYALASFMITVVNKTVLTTYAFPSYQVLGLGQMIATISVLWVGRRLHVVQFPKLDSGVFHRIWPLPVIYLGNMATGLGGTKELSLPMFTALRRFSILMTMAAERVVLGVKAPKMVQVSVFAMVGGALIAAADDMRFSMQGYTLVLLNDLFTASNGVYMKKKLDSKELGKYGLMFYNALFMIVPALLIAWATGDLQKSAEYEHWGDTLFLLQFLMSCVMGFILSYSVMLCTQHNSALTTTIIGCLKNIFVTYLGMVIGGDYIFSWLNFVGLNISVLASLLYTYVELKRKQAPKYLSVTEANARVDTV, encoded by the coding sequence ATGTCGGCTCACACTGCGCAGGAAGAGGCTGAGGCCGATAGGATTGCATTCCTGAAGAGAATATTCAGCATGGCGTTCTATGCGCTGGCGTCGTTCATGATAACCGTAGTGAACAAGACCGTGCTGACCACGTACGCGTTTCCCTCATACCAAGTGCTCGGCCTCGGCCAGATGATCGCAACCATATCCGTGCTGTGGGTGGGGCGCCGCCTCCACGTCGTACAGTTCCCAAAGTTGGACTCTGGAGTGTTCCACCGCATTTGGCCGCTGCCTGTGATCTACCTCGGCAACATGGCCACGGGACTCGGCGGCACCAAGGAGCTCAGCCTGCCCATGTTCACCGCGCTGCGCCGCTTCAGCATACTCATGACAATGGCAGCTGAGAGAGTGGTACTCGGGGTTAAAGCACCGAAAATGGTCCAAGTGAGTGTCTTTGCAATGGTTGGAGGAGCCTTGATTGCAGCAGCCGACGATATGAGATTCTCAATGCAAGGATACACATTGGTCTTGCTGAATGACTTGTTCACTGCTTCAAATGGAGTTTACATGAAGAAGAAGCTAGATTCCAAAGAGTTGGGGAAGTATGGACTGATGTTCTACAATGCATTGTTCATGATAGTGCCAGCTCTGCTGATTGCGTGGGCCACCGGAGACCTGCAGAAGTCGGCGGAGTACGAGCACTGGGGGGACACGCTGTTCCTGCTGCAGTTCCTCATGTCCTGCGTCATGGGGTTCATCCTGTCCTACAGCGTCATGCTCTGCACGCAGCACAATAGTGCTCTCACTACTACTATAATAGGGTGCcttaaaaacatttttgtaacaTATCTAGGAATGGTTATAGGAGGTGATTACATATTTTCGTGGCTCAACTTTGTGGGTCTGAATATTAGTGTTCTGGCCAGCCTGCTGTATACATATGTGGAGTTGAAGAGGAAGCAAGCTCCCAAGTACCTGTCTGTAACTGAGGCTAATGCACGGGTAGACACCGTATAG
- the LOC105385333 gene encoding uncharacterized protein LOC105385333, with protein sequence MRISQVALGACLLHLASCVKVKMVMHSDEDNSRMDDEEPHTEAWEHKKKATASPFKIRSNFDEDRPATDKALKALHPNDMFFPLVFKQAHINNMFKFGDNWYTWTTDKRSDGTAALTYYVCYEEPKHCDDVGWEHIEAPPKCAVQIDSLTSDDRACLSPFGVEAHYCETADQMKVSDLVHTCGSRIRSLWRFVRSARRPAAAQKPADINSLVCEDEDECFVSVEYRIHRDRITFSLHEPARGQTFKSALKRDLAPEDEVKTTERPKERFHLRAKKNEEEPRSKKAHIRAKSRTAEGKGVVKERNDSGYRRTKNKIKIREDVSYDQSE encoded by the exons ATGAGGATCAGTCAAGTGGCTCTCGGCGCGTGCCTTCTGCACCTAGCTTCCTGCGTCAAAGTCAAGATGGTGATGCATTCAGACGAAGACAACTCACGGATGGACGACGAAGAACCCCACACCGAAGCCTGGGAACATAAGAAGAAAGCCACGGCCTCACCCTTCAAAATACGGAGCAACTTCGACGAAGACCGGCCGGCAACCGACAAGGCTCTAAAGGCTCTTCATCCGAACGACATGTTCTTCCCGCTGGTGTTCAAGCAGGCCCACATCAACAACATGTTCAAGTTTGGAGACAACTGGTACACTTGGACCACAGACAAGCGGTCGGACGGCACGGCGGCTCTGACCTACTACGTGTGCTATGAGGAGCCCAAGCACTGCGATGATGTTGGATGG GAGCATATAGAGGCGCCACCCAAGTGTGCGGTCCAGATAGACTCTCTGACGTCCGACGATCGCGCCTGCCTCAGCCCCTTCGGCGTGGAAGCGCATTACTGCGAGACTGCCGATCAAATGAAG GTCTCGGACCTGGTCCACACGTGCGGCTCTCGCATCCGCTCGTTGTGGCGCTTCGTCCGTTCAgcgcgccgccccgccgccgcgcagaAGCCGGCTGATATCAACTCGCTGGTCTGCGAGGATGAAGACGAGTGCTTTGTCTCCGTCGAGTATAGG ATACACCGCGACAGAATAACCTTCTCTCTTCACGAGCCGGCACGCGGGCAGACCTTCAAAAGTGCCCTCAAGCGAGACCTGGCTCCGGAAGACGAAGTAAAGACCACCGAGCGACCCAAAGAACGGTTCCACTTACGAGCCAAGAAGAACGAAGAAGAACCCAGAAGTAAAAAAGCACACATTCGCGCAAAGAGCAGGACTGCAGAAGGAAAGGGCGTGGTGAAAGAACGAAATGATTCCGGATACAGAAGAACAAAGAACAAGATCAAGATTAGAGAAGATGTGTCGTACGATCAGTCTGAATAG
- the LOC105385334 gene encoding zinc finger and BTB domain-containing protein 17, whose amino-acid sequence MAMPEQFSLRWNDFHSNLSQGFHALLEGEDLVDVTLAAGGQYVHAHKLILSVCSPYFKELFKMNPCEHPIVILKDVALSELRQLLQFMYKGEVHVRQQELSGFLHTAELLQVKGLTAGREKSESPPPARAKDEPITSFKAEQSNDSLTGDWVPGGEDTIATEASVSPSNITSGYEEESAKKSIKRTLKNTPPKTNMNSKKSKAARPPPPVSPHHDSIEYTSDSEPQLDYDSDLYHSILEMPDPSKDSIINIKQEGGWNCKTGGVKCPSCNRFFANRYNLKVHIRDKHDTLEGTLQCEICKKRMRNPSCLRVHMYHHRKQAAYLAAQTDQMHKLMPNMIVGKWRQDGSIPSTPINPNDFRDQDKKLNMSGKWPSLPHSPMNPSDYKDDKKQNMSKWSGDPPSPTGPDYKDQDSAQNNSGGEEGLPPNSVDVELTEAV is encoded by the exons ATGGCGATGCCGGAGCAGTTTTCGCTTCGATGGAACGACTTCCACTCGAACCTGTCCCAGGGTTTCCACGCTCTGCTGGAGGGCGAGGACCTGGTGGATGTGACGCTCGCGGCGGGCGGCCAGTACGTGCACGCGCACAAGCTCATCCTCTCCGTCTGCAGCCCCTACTTCAAGGAACTCTTCAAG ATGAACCCTTGTGAGCACCCAATCGTGATACTGAAAGATGTGGCTCTATCAGAGCTACGGCAGCTGCTTCAGTTCATGTACAAGGGGGAGGTGCACGTCCGCCAACAGGAGCTGTCTGGCTTCCTACACACCGCTGAGCTTCTGCAGGTCAAAGGACTCACAGCTGGACGAGAG AAGAGCGAATCGCCACCGCCAGCGCGCGCGAAAGACGAGCCAATCACAAGCTTCAAAGCGGAACAGTCCAACGACAGCCTCACCGGTGACTGGGTGCCTGGTGGAGAGGACACCATCGCTACTGAGGCCTCCGTGTCGCCATCCAACATCACATCCGGGTATGAAGAAGAGTCTGCCAAGAAGTCCATCAAAAG AACGTTAAAGAACACGCCACCGAAGACCAACATGAACTCGAAGAAGTCGAAAgcggcgcgcccgccgccaccCGTGTCACCGCACCACGACAGCATCGAATACACATCCGACAG TGAGCCGCAACTGGACTACGACAGCGACCTGTACCACAGTATTCTGGAGATGCCCGACCCATCCAAGGACTCCATCATCAACATCAAACAGGAGGGAG GCTGGAACTGCAAAACGGGCGGCGTGAAATGCCCATCGTGCAACCGCTTCTTCGCGAACCGCTACAACCTAAAAGTACACATCCGGGACAAGCACGACACGCTCGAGGGCACGCTGCAGTGCGAGATCTGCAAGAAGCGCATGCGCAACCCGAGCTGTCTGCGCGTGCACATGTACCACCACCGCAAGCAGGCGGCTTACCTCGCCGCGCAGACCGATCAGATGCACAAACT GATGCCCAACATGATAGTGGGAAAATGGCGCCAAGACGGGTCCATTCCATCGACACCTATCAATCCTAACGATTTTCGGGACCAGGATAA AAAACTCAACATGTCTGGCAAATGGCCGTCGCTACCGCACTCTCCGATGAATCCCTCCGACTACAAAGATGACAA GAAACAGAACATGTCTAAATGGTCGGGTGACCCGCCGTCGCCCACCGGCCCCGACTACAAAGATCAGGACAG TGCGCAAAACAACTCTGGCGGTGAAGAAGGCCTGCCCCCCAACTCTGTGGACGTGGAGTTGACCGAGGCGGTGTAG